TGCTTTATGATTTTGTTCTTATCATTCATGAACATGTATCCTAACATTTGCTGTTGGTTTCAGCGCGTGTCCATCTGTAAATGCCTGTTTTCAGACAGACACTATCTACGATCTATAAGGCAAGTGACAGGGGCTGCTGAATGTCCGGGTTTATATGGAATCCGGGATTCGGGCCCAGCTGGTGAATTTTTTCGGTAAATTCGGTTACCACCTGCTGCCACACCTGACCTTCTGATGCCGATACCCAGGTATAGTGAAAGCGCTGTGTATCGATGCCGACAAAGGGCAAAAACCGCTTGAGCGCTTCCATGCGCCGGCGGGCGTAAAAATTGCCCACGGAATAATGGCAGTCGTTGGGGTGGCATCCGGATACCAGCACGCCGTCGGCCCCGTTGATCAGGGCTTTGATGGCAAACATCGGATCCATGCGTCCTGTGCAGGGAATTCTGATAATCCTCAGGTCGGTAGGTTGCTTGAACCGGCAAACACCGGCGGTATCGGCTCCGCCGTACGAGCACCAGTTGCATAAAAAGCCGATAATCCGGATTTTTTGTTCTTCAGTCGAATTTTGTTGCAGATTTTCCATAAGATATTTTTTCATGCCTCCTATGCATACAGGGCATTGACTGCCGCCAAAACCTGATCGTCTTTACAATGCCTGAGCTGAATAGCCTTCGGGGGACAGGTTGCATTACACAATCCGCACCCCTGGCACACAGATTCAAGAACCTGTGCCTTGCGTGACCCGTCCCGCAGGGTTTTCCACTGAATCGCGCCGAATGGACAGACATCGATACATTTGCCGCATCCCACGCACATCAGTTCATTGACCATGGCCACCTGTGGATCGGTTTCAATGGTATCGCGCGAGAACAGCATTTGAACCTTGGATGCCGCGGCACTTCCCTGGCCCACCGAGGCCGGAATATCCTTGGGACCCTGGCAGACGCCCGCCAGAAAGACTCCGGCGGTATTGGTTTCTACCGGACGCAGTTTCGGGTGGCTTTCCATGAAAAATCCATATTGATCGTAAGAGATGCGAAGCTTCTCGGCCAGTTCTTCAGCGCCGACGGCTGACTCGATACCGGTGGCCAGCACCACCAGATCCGCTTCAATCTCGATCTGCGCGCCCAGCATCGTATCGGCTCCCTGCACGATCAGCTTATCCCCTTTGGGATAGACTTTGCCCACCCGTCCGCGAAAATACTGCACGCCGTACTCTTCCTGAGCCCGGCGGACAAATTCGTCATAGTTTTTACCGGGAGCACGGATATCCATGTAGGACACATAGCAGTTGCAGTCGGGCAGATGATCCCGGGTCATGGTGGCCTGCTTGGCAATATACATGCAGCAGACCGCTGAGCAGTAAGGTCGGCACACCGACGGGTCTCTGGACCCGACACAGGAGATAAACACGATGTCTTTGGGCTCTTTTCCGTCGGAGGGGCGTCTGATATGACCGCCGGTCGGGCCGGCCGCACTTAAAATGCGCTCGTACTGCATGGCCGAGATTACATCCGGATATCGCCCGCCGCCATATTCGCCATAAACCGACGCATCAAAGAGATCATAGCCTGTTGCGGTGATGATGGCACCGACCTCTTCGGTGATAATTTCGTCTTTCATATCAAAACGGATCGCCTTCACCTGACATACCTTTTCACAGAGTCTGCATTTGCCTTTGGTCAGGTACAGGCAGGCCTTCGGATCAATGACAGCTTTCTTGGGAATCGCCTGGGGAAAAGGGATGTTGATCGCCGTGGTCGTGGCAAGCCCCTCGTTGAATTTGTCATAGGATTTTTTTGACGGGCATTTTTCCGTACACACCC
This genomic stretch from Desulfobacterales bacterium harbors:
- a CDS encoding hydrogenase iron-sulfur subunit, producing the protein MKKYLMENLQQNSTEEQKIRIIGFLCNWCSYGGADTAGVCRFKQPTDLRIIRIPCTGRMDPMFAIKALINGADGVLVSGCHPNDCHYSVGNFYARRRMEALKRFLPFVGIDTQRFHYTWVSASEGQVWQQVVTEFTEKIHQLGPNPGFHINPDIQQPLSLAL
- a CDS encoding CoB--CoM heterodisulfide reductase iron-sulfur subunit A family protein codes for the protein MRIGVFVCRCGTNIAGTVDTEAVARQALSYPDVVYATDYMYTCSEPGQKEIQAAIKTHGLQGIVVAACSPRMHEATFRRAVEKAGLNRYMFEQANIREHCSWVSNDKKANTIKAADTVRMAVEKLRVNEPLFSSRVPINKRVLVIGGGVAGIQAALDCADGGLDVVMVERESTIGGKMAKLDKTFPTIDCSSCILGPKMVDVAQNEKIKLYAYSEIEAVSGYIGNFTVQIRKKATYVDWNLCTGCGVCTEKCPSKKSYDKFNEGLATTTAINIPFPQAIPKKAVIDPKACLYLTKGKCRLCEKVCQVKAIRFDMKDEIITEEVGAIITATGYDLFDASVYGEYGGGRYPDVISAMQYERILSAAGPTGGHIRRPSDGKEPKDIVFISCVGSRDPSVCRPYCSAVCCMYIAKQATMTRDHLPDCNCYVSYMDIRAPGKNYDEFVRRAQEEYGVQYFRGRVGKVYPKGDKLIVQGADTMLGAQIEIEADLVVLATGIESAVGAEELAEKLRISYDQYGFFMESHPKLRPVETNTAGVFLAGVCQGPKDIPASVGQGSAAASKVQMLFSRDTIETDPQVAMVNELMCVGCGKCIDVCPFGAIQWKTLRDGSRKAQVLESVCQGCGLCNATCPPKAIQLRHCKDDQVLAAVNALYA